One Rhea pennata isolate bPtePen1 unplaced genomic scaffold, bPtePen1.pri scaffold_26, whole genome shotgun sequence genomic region harbors:
- the LOC134154360 gene encoding olfactory receptor 14C36-like, producing the protein MSNSSSFNRFLLQAFANTWELQLLHFALFLGIYLAAFLGNGLIITTIACNHRLHTPMYFFLLNLSILDLGTISTTVPKSMANSLWDTRAISYSGCAAQLFFLVLFIFAEYFLLTAMAYDRYIAICRPLHYGTLMGSRACVKMAAAAWASGFLCAVLHTANTFSIPLCQGNILEQFFCEIAQILKLSCSDTSLREVRLIVVSACLVSGCFVFTVLSYVEIFTAVLRIPSEQGRHKAFSMCLPHLAVVSLFVSTITFAHLKPPSISSPSLDLVMAVLYSVVPPTVNPLFYSMRNKELQDAVRKRIRWVQCREQ; encoded by the coding sequence atgtccaacagcagctccttcaacaGGTTCCTCCTCCAGGCATTTGCCAACAcgtgggagctgcagctcctgcactttgCGCTCTTcttgggcatctacctggctgccttcctgggcaatggcctcatcatcacaaCCATAGCCTGCAACCACCGCCTCCACACCCctatgtacttcttcctcctcaacctctccatccttgaccttggcaccatctccaccactgtccccaaatccatggccaattccctgtgggacaccagagccatttcctactcaggatgtgctgcccagctcttttttcttgtccttttcatttttgctgagtattttcttctcactgccatggcctatgaccgctatattgccatctgcagacccTTGCACTATGGGACcctcatgggcagcagagcttgtgtcaaaatggcagcagctgcctgggccagtggttttctctgtgctgtcctgcacactgctaacacattttcaataccactctgccaaggcaacatcctagagcagttcttctgtgaaattgcccagatcctcaagctctcctgctcagacacCAGCCTCAGGGAAGTCAGGCTTATTGTGGTTAGTGCCTGTTTAGtctctgggtgttttgttttcactgtgctgtcctatgtggagatcttcactgctgtgctgaggatcccatCTGAGCAGGGCcgacacaaagccttttccatgtgcctccctcacctggctgtggtctccctcTTTGTCAGCACTATTACGTTTGCCCATCTGAAGCcgccctccatctcctccccatctctggaTCTGGTGATGGCAGTTCTGTACTCTGTTGTGCCTCCAACAGTAAACCCGCTcttctacagcatgaggaacaaggagctgcaagatgcagtgaggaagcgGATCAGGTGGGTACAATGTCGGGAGCAGTAA